The following coding sequences are from one Triticum aestivum cultivar Chinese Spring chromosome 5A, IWGSC CS RefSeq v2.1, whole genome shotgun sequence window:
- the LOC123104934 gene encoding organic cation/carnitine transporter 7 isoform X3 yields the protein MGEGLGGSHVYSSWFLEFVPAQNRGFWMIIFSFFWTIGTVLEASLAWIVVSTLTWRWLLALTAIPCFLLLPFFGITPESPRYLCAQNRISDATLVLERIAETNQATLPPGVLVYPRDGEVDHSTLTSEADHLLPLREKDCTDDDVISPKSGSAAALRSLLSRKLRRSTLLLWFVFYANSFAYYGLVLLTAQLSNANRSCASGLKYVKSETDASLYKDTFVTSLAEIPGLIASALLVEWFGRKATMWCLLFTCCGFLGPLVFYQSELWTTGLLFGARACAMGSYTVVCLYAPEVYPTSVRSTGVGIATAMGRVGGIICPLVAVGMLRSCHQMEAIIVFEVVLFLAAIACMLFPFETKGRAMN from the exons ATGGGCGAAG GATTGGGTGGCAGCCATGTGTATTCATCTTGGTTTTTGGAGTTTGTTCCTGCGCAAAATCGTGGCTTTTGGAtgattattttttcctttttttggactATTGGCACAGTCTTGGAAGCTTCACTTGCATGG ATTGTCGTATCAACATTGACTTGGAGGTGGTTGCTAGCATTGACTGCCATCCCTTGCTTTCTCTTGCTCCCTTTCTTTGGAATTACACCTGAATCGCCACGCTATCTGTGTGCGCAAAATAGAATATCTGATGCAACACTTGTCCTGGAGAGAATCGCCGAGACAAACCAAGCAACTCTTCCTCCTGGAGTTCTCGTATACCCTCGAGACGGTGAAGTTGATCATAGTACTCTTACCTCTGAGGCAGATCATCTTCTTCCACTCAGAGAGAAGGACTGCACAGATGATGATGTCATAAGCCCCAAATCTGGTAGTGCTGCTGCATTGCGCAGTCTACTGTCACGGAAATTGcgtagatcaactcttctacttTGGTTTGTTTTCTACGCAAATTCCTTTGCTTATTATGGACTAGTCTTGCTGACCGCGCAACTGAGCAATGCAAATAGAAGCTGCGCATCTGGGCTGAAATATGTGAAGAGTGAAACAGATGCCAGCCTTTACAAAGATACATTTGTCACTAGTCTTGCAG AGATTCCGGGTCTAATTGCATCTGCTCTTCTTGTTGAATGGTTTGGCCGAAAAGCTACAATGTGGTGCTTGCTCTTCACATGCTGTGGTTTCCTTGGCCCACTTGTGTTTTATCAGAGTGAGCTATGGACAACTGGCCTTCTATTTGGTGCTCGTGCTTGTGCCATGGGTAGCTACACAGTTGTATGTTTATATGCCCCAGAG GTATACCCGACGTCGGTGCGCTCGACCGGGGTTGGAATCGCGACTGCCATGGGCAGAGTTGGTGGAATTATTTGCCCCCTTGTAGCCGTTGGAATGCTGAGAAGCTGCCATCAGATGGAAGCCATCATTGTGTTTGAGGTGGTGTTATTCCTTGCTGCAATTGCCTGCATGCTCTTCCCTTTTGAGACCAAGGGCCGCGCAATGAACTGA
- the LOC123104934 gene encoding organic cation/carnitine transporter 7 isoform X1, whose product METYTTDDALTAMGFGKLQGLVLVYAGMGWVAEAMEVMLLSFVGPLIREEWKISAQDESLLSSVVFLGMLIGACGWGYVSDKYGRRTGLLLSTLFTTGMGFLSALSPNYLCLMALRFLVGVGLGGSHVYSSWFLEFVPAQNRGFWMIIFSFFWTIGTVLEASLAWIVVSTLTWRWLLALTAIPCFLLLPFFGITPESPRYLCAQNRISDATLVLERIAETNQATLPPGVLVYPRDGEVDHSTLTSEADHLLPLREKDCTDDDVISPKSGSAAALRSLLSRKLRRSTLLLWFVFYANSFAYYGLVLLTAQLSNANRSCASGLKYVKSETDASLYKDTFVTSLAEIPGLIASALLVEWFGRKATMWCLLFTCCGFLGPLVFYQSELWTTGLLFGARACAMGSYTVVCLYAPEVYPTSVRSTGVGIATAMGRVGGIICPLVAVGMLRSCHQMEAIIVFEVVLFLAAIACMLFPFETKGRAMN is encoded by the exons ATGGAAACATACACCACAGATGATGCGCTTACAGCCATGGGATTTGGAAAATTGCAAGGACTTGTTCTTGTTTATGCAGGCATGGGTTGGGTTGCAGAAGCCATGGAGGTCATGCTACTGTCCTTTGTTGGACCATTGATTCGGGAGGAATGGAAAATCTCTGCCCAAGATGAGAGTTTACTCTCAAGTGTAGTGTTTTTGGGCATGTTAATTGGAGCATGTGGTTGGGGATACGTGTCTGACAAATATGGGCGAAG gACTGGTTTACTGCTTTCAACTCTGTTTACTACTGGAATGGGTTTCCTAAGTGCTTTGTCTCCAAACTATTTATGTTTGATGGCTCTTCGCTTTCTCGTTGGCGTAGGATTGGGTGGCAGCCATGTGTATTCATCTTGGTTTTTGGAGTTTGTTCCTGCGCAAAATCGTGGCTTTTGGAtgattattttttcctttttttggactATTGGCACAGTCTTGGAAGCTTCACTTGCATGG ATTGTCGTATCAACATTGACTTGGAGGTGGTTGCTAGCATTGACTGCCATCCCTTGCTTTCTCTTGCTCCCTTTCTTTGGAATTACACCTGAATCGCCACGCTATCTGTGTGCGCAAAATAGAATATCTGATGCAACACTTGTCCTGGAGAGAATCGCCGAGACAAACCAAGCAACTCTTCCTCCTGGAGTTCTCGTATACCCTCGAGACGGTGAAGTTGATCATAGTACTCTTACCTCTGAGGCAGATCATCTTCTTCCACTCAGAGAGAAGGACTGCACAGATGATGATGTCATAAGCCCCAAATCTGGTAGTGCTGCTGCATTGCGCAGTCTACTGTCACGGAAATTGcgtagatcaactcttctacttTGGTTTGTTTTCTACGCAAATTCCTTTGCTTATTATGGACTAGTCTTGCTGACCGCGCAACTGAGCAATGCAAATAGAAGCTGCGCATCTGGGCTGAAATATGTGAAGAGTGAAACAGATGCCAGCCTTTACAAAGATACATTTGTCACTAGTCTTGCAG AGATTCCGGGTCTAATTGCATCTGCTCTTCTTGTTGAATGGTTTGGCCGAAAAGCTACAATGTGGTGCTTGCTCTTCACATGCTGTGGTTTCCTTGGCCCACTTGTGTTTTATCAGAGTGAGCTATGGACAACTGGCCTTCTATTTGGTGCTCGTGCTTGTGCCATGGGTAGCTACACAGTTGTATGTTTATATGCCCCAGAG GTATACCCGACGTCGGTGCGCTCGACCGGGGTTGGAATCGCGACTGCCATGGGCAGAGTTGGTGGAATTATTTGCCCCCTTGTAGCCGTTGGAATGCTGAGAAGCTGCCATCAGATGGAAGCCATCATTGTGTTTGAGGTGGTGTTATTCCTTGCTGCAATTGCCTGCATGCTCTTCCCTTTTGAGACCAAGGGCCGCGCAATGAACTGA
- the LOC123104934 gene encoding organic cation/carnitine transporter 7 isoform X2: protein METYTTDDALTAMGFGKLQGLVLVYAGMGWVAEAMEVMLLSFVGPLIREEWKISAQDESLLSSVVFLGMLIGACGWGYVSDKYGRRTGLLLSTLFTTGMGFLSALSPNYLCLMALRFLVGVGLGGSHVYSSWFLEFVPAQNRGFWMIIFSFFWTIGTVLEASLAWIVVSTLTWRWLLALTAIPCFLLLPFFGITPESPRYLCAQNRISDATLVLERIAETNQATLPPGVLVYPRDGEVDHSTLTSEADHLLPLREKDCTDDDVISPKSGSAAALRSLLSRKLRRSTLLLWFVFYANSFAYYGLVLLTAQLSNANRSCASGLKYVKSETDASLYKDTFVTSLAEIPGLIASALLVEWFGRKATMWCLLFTCCGFLGPLVFYQSELWTTGLLFGARACAMGSYTVVCLYAPEGVSLDRTYARPFCIYDLHIKLLQSDGLL from the exons ATGGAAACATACACCACAGATGATGCGCTTACAGCCATGGGATTTGGAAAATTGCAAGGACTTGTTCTTGTTTATGCAGGCATGGGTTGGGTTGCAGAAGCCATGGAGGTCATGCTACTGTCCTTTGTTGGACCATTGATTCGGGAGGAATGGAAAATCTCTGCCCAAGATGAGAGTTTACTCTCAAGTGTAGTGTTTTTGGGCATGTTAATTGGAGCATGTGGTTGGGGATACGTGTCTGACAAATATGGGCGAAG gACTGGTTTACTGCTTTCAACTCTGTTTACTACTGGAATGGGTTTCCTAAGTGCTTTGTCTCCAAACTATTTATGTTTGATGGCTCTTCGCTTTCTCGTTGGCGTAGGATTGGGTGGCAGCCATGTGTATTCATCTTGGTTTTTGGAGTTTGTTCCTGCGCAAAATCGTGGCTTTTGGAtgattattttttcctttttttggactATTGGCACAGTCTTGGAAGCTTCACTTGCATGG ATTGTCGTATCAACATTGACTTGGAGGTGGTTGCTAGCATTGACTGCCATCCCTTGCTTTCTCTTGCTCCCTTTCTTTGGAATTACACCTGAATCGCCACGCTATCTGTGTGCGCAAAATAGAATATCTGATGCAACACTTGTCCTGGAGAGAATCGCCGAGACAAACCAAGCAACTCTTCCTCCTGGAGTTCTCGTATACCCTCGAGACGGTGAAGTTGATCATAGTACTCTTACCTCTGAGGCAGATCATCTTCTTCCACTCAGAGAGAAGGACTGCACAGATGATGATGTCATAAGCCCCAAATCTGGTAGTGCTGCTGCATTGCGCAGTCTACTGTCACGGAAATTGcgtagatcaactcttctacttTGGTTTGTTTTCTACGCAAATTCCTTTGCTTATTATGGACTAGTCTTGCTGACCGCGCAACTGAGCAATGCAAATAGAAGCTGCGCATCTGGGCTGAAATATGTGAAGAGTGAAACAGATGCCAGCCTTTACAAAGATACATTTGTCACTAGTCTTGCAG AGATTCCGGGTCTAATTGCATCTGCTCTTCTTGTTGAATGGTTTGGCCGAAAAGCTACAATGTGGTGCTTGCTCTTCACATGCTGTGGTTTCCTTGGCCCACTTGTGTTTTATCAGAGTGAGCTATGGACAACTGGCCTTCTATTTGGTGCTCGTGCTTGTGCCATGGGTAGCTACACAGTTGTATGTTTATATGCCCCAGAG GGGGTATCTTTAGACAGGACCTATGCAAGGCCTTTTTGTATCTATGATCTCCACATCAAGCTCTTGCAAAGCGATGGACTTCTCTAA